The Fusarium oxysporum Fo47 chromosome II, complete sequence genome includes a region encoding these proteins:
- a CDS encoding T-complex protein 11-domain-containing protein, with protein sequence MTADQGFGGPVERSRRSLSTSGPGPNGEGETRPEKETARKPSTDEKDDAITTSQVLPRRYDSPSDTPAPVAAPLSRNPSEMSTTSSPGPESRRSPAPSQPLEPPVTKSSLGELEVSKIINNPKLRHDINFDPELHFRPNVEGDKGRRKHDRASIFWTTLKEELVEFIVDRDSFYAKHGTGDDWCLPKLLKSVKEIIQTLVPQRDRQFLDEGLNVELLMQQFHRGIADLEKLASWLSRVLKSHCAPMRDEWVDSMYKQLSNGNSNNDVEELVNGMRSLLSVLEAMKLDVANHQIRCLRPALIEETTAFEQKFLMKKLRNRKMDIGDAKPWYQEAARTYPSGAGKMYSCFGDMGVFFEGISRAMLPSAGEKPLPGTFFFDEDRLGRVRSDILDAINLDVCMRMYEDLERIAKLNSPPAFASAMSDDHEFNFNTPPSSSRPSSVTLSSADSASSSPRSSMVLPLYLNSETNEAKTRARNLRDSLVALLQQAPHDQHYHEKWRSMAPSMALQIFRFTNAPMDMLVPFEEKLLENVCRISSPIYKEMEEAYRIRLLNELAMRVRYFKALSGVCLFSIATGNRVPTSSRSLDAGRDRDLDAAIRMGQQEGGIEDIATRIAHVGVVHWRIWARMAYVDDDDMSMD encoded by the coding sequence ATGACGGCGGATCAAGGGTTCGGAGGCCCGGTCGAGCGATCGAGGCGGAGTTTGTCTACCTCGGGACCCGGACCTAATGGCGAAGGAGAGACAAGACCTGAAAAGGAGACAGCCAGAAAACCATCCACAGACGAGAAGGACGATGCTATAACTACCTCCCAAGTCTTGCCTCGCCGATACGATAGTCCTTCTGATACACCAGCCCCAGTAGCTGCACCACTATCACGAAATCCTTCCGAAATGTCAACGACATCTAGTCCAGGACCTGAAAGTCGGAGATCCCCTGCCCCATCACAGCCTCTGGAACCTCCTGTAACGAAATCAAGTCTAGGAGAGCTCGAGGTTTCTaagatcatcaacaaccccaaATTGAGGCACGATATCAACTTTGACCCTGAGCTTCATTTCAGACCTAATGTGGAGGGAGATAAGGGCCGAAGAAAGCACGATCGTGCTAGCATTTTCTGGACAACACTCAAAGAGGAATTGGTCGAGTTTATCGTGGACCGAGACAGTTTTTACGCCAAGCATGGCACAGGAGACGACTGGTGCTTGCCAAAGCTTCTCAAATCTGTGAAGGAGATCATCCAAACCCTTGTGCCCCAGCGCGACCGACAGTTTCTCGATGAGGGTCTAAACGTGGAACTTCTCATGCAACAGTTCCACCGAGGCATTGCTGAtttggagaagcttgctTCGTGGCTCTCACGAGTCCTCAAATCTCACTGCGCACCAATGCGGGACGAATGGGTTGATTCGATGTACAAGCAGCTCAGCAACGGTAACAGCAACAACGATGTTGAGGAGCTTGTCAACGGCATGCGAAGTTTGCTCAGTGTCTTGGAGGCAATGAAACTCGACGTTGCAAATCATCAAATACGCTGCCTTCGACCCGCTCTCATTGAAGAAACAACAGCTTTTGAACAAAAGTttctgatgaagaagctgcgaAATCGCAAAATGGATATAGGCGATGCCAAACCGTGGTATCAAGAGGCTGCTCGAACTTATCCTAGCGGTGCCGGGAAGATGTACTCTTGCTTTGGAGATATGGGGGTTTTCTTCGAGGGAATTTCGCGGGCCATGCTCCCCTCTGCCGGTGAGAAGCCTCTACCTGGtactttcttctttgacgagGACCGACTTGGACGCGTTCGATCGGATATTCTGGATGCCATCAACCTAGACGTCTGCATGCGCATGTACGAGGATCTTGAGCGGATCGCGAAACTCAACTCGCCTCCCGCTTTTGCAAGCGCTATGTCAGATGACCACGAGTTCAACTTCAACACTCCTCCTTCGAGCTCAAGACCTTCCAGTGTTACACTGAGCTCTGCAGATTCAGCTTCGTCATCACCACGCTCATCCATGGTCCTTCCCCTGTATCTCAACTCAGAAACCAATGAAGCCAAAACAAGAGCCCGAAATCTCCGCGACAGTCTGGTTGCTCTGCTTCAGCAGGCACCACACGACCAACATTATCACGAGAAGTGGCGTTCAATGGCTCCCTCTATGGCTCTGCAGATCTTCCGATTCACCAACGCCCCCATGGACATGCTTGTCCCATTCGAAGAGAAGCTTCTGGAGAACGTTTGCCGCATCTCCTCCCCTATCTAcaaggagatggaggaggcGTACCGCATTCGCCTGCTTAACGAGCTCGCCATGCGCGTCCGCTACTTCAAGGCTCTTTCAGGTGTATGCTTGTTCTCGATTGCCACTGGTAATCGTGTCCCAACAAGCAGCCGCAGCCTGGATGCAGGACGAGACCGAGACCTGGATGCAGCCATCCGCATGGGTCAGCAAGAGGGTGGCATCGAAGATATTGCGACTCGTATCGCTCATGTGGGCGTCGTCCACTGGAGGATATGGGCACGCATGGCATAtgtcgacgacgacgacatgTCTATGGACTAA
- a CDS encoding Up-regulated during septation-domain-containing protein, producing the protein MSAYAREGSPYGYGSNRMSPPAPSPRGKIFVEGYRSDIINGFEKDNQLYNPVRLLSTVVEVNGPAACNLHCVQMNPDRPQSSALVDLRDPIQVHLLTETALSDSKEYTILSQEEVDDLKKQSQSLSQRVESTRQNLTIQSKYRDAAISMARLYNPGKLDGKRRSLLGRNSGDHARAKEAEAERQASERKCEELAAELFNLEKRLMEPQRRLLEHTAGILQLTHKASNKKKDLTPPLQPLNGMPGSPESLYTYTRNSMDRAGDEHYFNDNDYYDQANGVSTRGQPRQQPIEIPLKSPIREHNQLRDEMEKMKDENLHLQGQANSLVKSITEMEVRLENLNGSLRDAIVRFNPSKNEDYYDPPFGVSGMKPGELLNNQLDYLEMGLNAIEVEQEESSGETIKTDGAFEKRIESLNQQVRDLLLTVDPSYPAVPHSPQDNFETKLDYLEDALRAADSELERAVQAAQAGPPEKQDSDQVERILMNLWNMMQTGFAKIKKEKEERRRARMERGYEDEEVSDDEFDIEEAFSLPGFSNRVQWLYSQATTLKDQKSVLKRQIKQQRELNNKSDAEKDEELARKQEELDETQVLLARAERDAMTAQTMLSETLEELESARSVAHNVGPSKAEAEGSSRKAAELEADVKRLQADLAGAAGAAGAAHAQLEERDEKIVKLERDLDQLKSDLASAAASAAAAQSQIEDRESKITALEAELDYLETAQSEIEERNKRIAALQSELEQANAAHVQIEERDAKIATLHTEVQEANTLRDQVEVHSATIATLKAELEKTNDLEARLEERNARVTHLESDMELLQADLAGAAGAAGAAQAQLEERNSKIAALESDIKQLEERLSAAESSSNNTRNQLTGVDSVIDALNAQLDEVNRSKQMAEDNARSLQQRVDSQKEELATKKKMLKDKEDELELLNMNLVEMKTELTIAQAELDGAYGSRAERAADVAAIKTSGEVMKLQNQLTRLKNELAGTVQELEEVTRETLSAEREKIELENKLQDVQSAKKTLEGEVMTLRQRLEADMEKAREHIAKLQEDLDGERLRAIPPNGGVGRGASMLSEQFRATMREERKKFQESLKEERARARQLEEELAKFKRDQGSARASLNPQ; encoded by the exons ATGAGTGCATACGCGCGAGAGGGCAGCCCGTATGGGTATGGCTCTAATAGGATGTCACCCCCAGCACCGAGCCCACGCGGGAAGATCTTCGTTGAGGGTTACCGCAGCGATATAATAAACGGCTTTGAAAAGGATAATCAATTGTATAATCCGGTACGCTTGTTATCCACCGTTGTGGAGGTTAATGGACCTGCGGCTTGTAACCTTCATTGTGTACAGATGAACCCTGATCGACCGCAAAGTTCAGCGCTTGTCGACCTCCGTGACCCGATTCAGGTACATCTCTTAACCGAAACAGCCCTCTCTGATAGCAAAGAGTATACGATTCTGTCGCAAGAAGAGGTGGACGACCTCAAGAAGCAAAGCCAGTCCTTATCACAGCGTGTCGAGTCAACCCGGCAAAACCTGACCATTCAGTCCAAATACCGAGATGCTGCAATCTCGATGGCGCGACTATATAATCCCGGAAAACTGGATGGGAAGCGAAGGAGCCTACTGGGTCGCAACAGCGGTGATCATGCCCGCGCAAAGGAAGCCGAGGCGGAAAGACAGGCGAGTGAGCGGAAATGCGAAGAATTGGCGGCGgagctcttcaaccttgagaAGCGACTTATGGAGCCCCAAAGACGCCTACTGGAACATACTGCTGGTATTCTTCAACTCACTCACAAGGCCTCgaataagaagaaggatcTTACTCCTCCACTTCAGCCACTTAATGGCATGCCTGGCAGCCCGGAGAGCCTATATACTTATACACGCAACAGTATGGATCGCGCCGGGGACGAGCACTACTTCAACGATAATGACTATTACGACCAAGCCAATGGAGTCTCAACGAGAGGGCAACCCCGTCAGCAACCCATAGAGATACCCCTTAAATCGCCGATTCGGGAACACAATCAGCtaagagatgagatggagaagatgaaggatgagAATCTACACCTACAGGGCCAAGCCAATTCTTTGGTCAAGTCGATAACGGAAATGGAGGTTCGACTTGAGAACTTGAACGGCTCTTTGCGAGATGCGATTGTTCGCTTCAATCCTTCCAAGAACGAAGACTATTATGATCCCCCCTTTGGAGTTTCAGGAATGAAGCCAGGAGAGCTCCTTAACAACCAGTTGGATTATCTTGAAATGGGTCTCAATGCCATCGAGGTCGAACAGGAAGAGTCTTCTGGTGAAACTATCAAGACCGACGGCGCTTTCGAGAAACGCATCGAATCCCTAAACCAGCAAGTTCGAGATCTACTCCTGACAGTGGATCCGAGTTACCCGGCCGTACCTCATTCACCACAAGACAATTTTGAGACGAAACTTGACTATCTTGAAGATGCATTACGCGCTGCCGACTCGGAGCTAGAACGCGCCGTTCAGGCAGCTCAGGCCGGGCCACCAGAGAAGCAGGACAGTGATCAGGTTGAGAGAATCTTGATGAACTTGTGGAACATGATGCAGACAGGCTTCGCCAAGATtaagaaggagaaagaggagcGTCGAAGGGCTCGCATGGAGAGAGGctatgaggatgaagaagtttctgatgatgaattCGATATCGAGGAGGCTTTCAGTCTTCCCGGATTCTCCAACCGTGTTCAGTGGCTGTACTCTCAGGCCACTACActcaaggatcagaagtCTGTGCTCAAGCGACAGATCAAGCAGCAGCGCGAGCTCAATAACAAATCAGACGCcgagaaggatgaagagctAGCAAGGAAACAAGAGGAGCTGGATGAGACACAAGTGCTACTGGCTCGCGCTGAGAGAGATGCGATGACTGCCCAGACAATGCTCTCAGAGACccttgaagaactcgaaaGTGCCCGTAGTGTTGCGCACAACGTTGGCCCCTCAAAGGCTGAAGCCGAGGGCAGCAGCAGGAAGGCTGCCGAGCTGGAAGCAGACGTGAAACGTCTTCAGGCTGACTTAGCTGGCGCTGCCGGTGCAGCGGGTGCAGCTCACGCTCAACTCGAGGAACGGGATGAGAAGATCGTCAAGCTAGAGAGGGATCTCGACCAGCTCAAGTCCGACCTTGCTAGCGCGGCAGCTTCGGCAGCTGCCGCGCAGTCTCAAATTGAGGACCGTGAAAGCAAGATCACTGCCCTTGAGGCAGAGTTGGACTACCTGGAGACGGCCCAGAGTGAAATCGAGGAACGGAACAAAAGGATTGCAGCCCTCCAATCCGAGCTTGAGCAGGCCAATGCTGCTCATGTACAGATCGAAGAGCGGGACGCGAAGATTGCTACTCTTCACACCGAGGTTCAAGAAGCCAATACCCTACGAGACCAGGTTGAGGTGCACAGTGCGACGATTGCTACCCTGAAGGCCgagttggagaagacaaATGACCTTGAAGCCCGCCTTGAAGAACGAAATGCAAGGGTCACTCATCTCGAATCTGACATGGAACTTCTTCAAGCAGACTTGGCGggagctgctggagctgcaGGGGCCGCTCAAGCTCAACTTGAGGAGCGAAACAGCAAGATCGCAGCTCTTGAGTCCGACATCAAACAACTCGAAGAGAGGCTGTCCGCTGCCGAGTCTTCAAGCAACAATACTCGCAATCAGTTGACTGGTGTCGATTCAGTAATCGATGCTCTTAACGCGCAGCTTGATGAAGTGAACCGATCAAAGCAAATGGCAGAAGACAATGCCAGGTCCTTACAGCAACGGGTGGATAGCCAAAAGGAAGAGCTTGCAACCAaaaagaagatgctgaaAGATAAGGAGGATGAACTTGAGCTTCTTAACATGAACCTCGTAGAGATGAAGACGGAGCTCACGATTGCCCAAGCGGAACTGGACGGAGCCTATGGATCCCGTGCAGAGAGGGCCGCTGATGTTGCAGCTATCAAGACTAGTGGCGAGGTGATGAAGCTCCAGAACCAGCTCACAAGGCTAAAGAATGAGTTAGCTGGAACTGTTCAAGAGCTGGAGGAGGTCACAAGGGAGACACTCAGTGCTGAACGAGAAAAGATAGAGCTTGAGAACAAGCTTCAGGATGTCCAATCGGCAAAGAAGACTCTTGAAGGAGAGGTTATGACACTGCGCCAGCGCCTCGAGGCAGATATGGAGAAGGCCCGTGAGCATATCGCCAAGCTACAAGAGGATCTTGATGGCGAACGACTTAGGGCAATCCCACCAAATGGTGGCGTTGGCAGAGGAGCCTCGATGCTGAGTGAGCAATTCAGGGCCACGATGCGtgaagagaggaagaagtttCAAGAGAGCCTCAAG GAGGAACGTGCTAGAGCACGCCAGctggaggaagagcttgctAAATTCAAGCGGGATCAGGGGTCTGCCAGAGCTTCCCTGAACCCTCAATGA